A stretch of the Acidilobus sp. 7A genome encodes the following:
- a CDS encoding glycosyltransferase family 2 protein, translated as MTVISVIMTTYNAERTIRKALEGLTSVLNELGADYEIVVTDNESSDNTVEVLNEFGARVKVMKCTRGLGRRVAASMSRGDYLLFYDADAYANREQLYNFLSTVIKRGVGFSLAHSGVYIASRRCYSLTGGFPDLNFGEDYPFWARPSLSAGPSTTRSGSPATLRGFTL; from the coding sequence GTGACAGTGATATCGGTCATCATGACAACATACAACGCGGAGAGGACTATAAGGAAGGCCTTAGAGGGCTTAACGTCAGTCCTTAATGAGCTTGGGGCCGACTACGAGATCGTTGTCACAGACAACGAGTCAAGCGATAACACGGTAGAGGTTCTTAACGAGTTCGGCGCCAGGGTAAAGGTCATGAAGTGCACGAGAGGCCTGGGAAGGCGCGTGGCCGCCTCGATGAGCAGGGGCGACTACCTCCTTTTCTACGACGCCGACGCGTACGCCAACAGAGAGCAGCTGTACAACTTCCTTTCAACGGTCATTAAAAGAGGGGTTGGGTTCTCGCTGGCCCACTCAGGCGTTTACATAGCCTCCAGGAGGTGCTATAGCCTAACGGGCGGCTTCCCAGACCTCAACTTCGGCGAGGACTACCCGTTCTGGGCTCGGCCTTCACTTTCTGCAGGTCCCTCTACTACCCGGTCAGGGTCGCCTGCAACGCTCCGAGGCTTTACGCTGTGA
- a CDS encoding glycosyltransferase family 4 protein gives MRIALVYPLFEGVGGSERLTLDMYRALRDLGYEVDLYTAHLNEGAWQVLTDGMDDIPRPTVLREPPINKLFNRVLMLRGLLTVSYLGKHAKNLRHRYDLIIETESNVPLKWADVSYVHFPTVDILKFYLEHQHRLRLYERAYNSLVIWMARALSDGTRPVMTNSTWTANYIREAYRNQRIYIVHPPVNVEELSSIGGDRGRIVLTVSRMDLGKKVTEIPEIARLVPEAVFYLVGSTSVYSGPAIRELKRRAEGLGNFHLETDVPRKRIIELMSQASIYLHPPFAEHFGVAIAEAAAAGLVPVVYRDGGGWTDIASRVDQGLGYTSVEEAAHIVRSLLNDAERLKALSTRAREVAKGFSYERFKIRLSEVISSLSPDLSAK, from the coding sequence ATGAGGATAGCGTTGGTCTACCCGCTCTTCGAGGGGGTTGGTGGGTCTGAGAGGCTAACCCTCGACATGTACAGGGCTCTGAGAGATCTCGGCTACGAGGTTGACCTCTATACTGCCCACTTGAACGAGGGCGCCTGGCAGGTGCTGACGGATGGCATGGATGACATACCGAGGCCAACTGTTCTCAGGGAGCCGCCTATAAACAAGCTCTTCAACAGAGTGCTGATGCTCAGGGGACTCCTGACGGTATCATATCTGGGAAAGCACGCTAAAAATCTTAGACATCGCTATGACTTAATCATTGAGACTGAGAGCAACGTACCACTCAAATGGGCTGACGTCTCTTACGTGCACTTCCCGACTGTCGACATTCTGAAGTTCTATTTGGAGCACCAGCACAGGTTGCGCCTCTATGAGAGGGCCTACAACTCGCTTGTCATCTGGATGGCCAGGGCGCTCTCAGATGGCACTAGGCCCGTTATGACCAACAGCACCTGGACAGCTAATTACATAAGGGAGGCATATAGAAACCAGAGAATATACATTGTTCACCCCCCGGTTAACGTGGAGGAGCTGTCGTCAATAGGCGGCGACAGGGGCAGGATAGTTCTGACGGTGAGCAGAATGGACTTGGGCAAGAAGGTTACTGAGATCCCAGAGATTGCAAGGCTCGTGCCTGAGGCGGTGTTCTACCTGGTCGGCAGCACCAGCGTATACTCGGGGCCTGCGATCAGGGAGCTGAAGAGGAGGGCTGAGGGGCTGGGCAACTTCCACCTTGAGACCGACGTGCCAAGGAAAAGGATAATTGAGCTGATGTCCCAGGCCTCAATATACCTTCACCCTCCCTTCGCCGAGCACTTCGGGGTAGCGATTGCTGAGGCCGCTGCAGCAGGCCTTGTGCCAGTGGTCTACAGGGACGGGGGTGGGTGGACTGACATAGCCTCAAGGGTGGACCAGGGGCTTGGGTACACGAGCGTTGAGGAGGCTGCCCACATAGTCAGGTCGTTACTTAACGACGCTGAGAGGCTTAAGGCGCTCTCAACGAGGGCGAGGGAGGTGGCGAAGGGGTTCAGCTACGAAAGGTTCAAGATAAGGCTTAGCGAGGTAATTAGCTCCCTGAGCCCAGACCTCTCAGCTAAATAG